The Candidatus Omnitrophota bacterium nucleotide sequence GCCCGTTATCGTTTGTTATAAAAAGATCGGCGCATTGGAATAAAGCCGCCAGGCCTTTAAGGTCAAAAAATCCGCACAGGTTATAAACGCCCTGTCCGGAATCTGCCGCTATCCGGTCGCATAAAGCTCTTTCTCCGGCATGGCCTATCAAGACTATGTCCGCGGCCTTGGCATAAGCCAAAGCCTTAATTATAACAACAAATTTTTCCGCGGGATATATCTTATACGGATTACTGCTTCCCGGATGAATTACGATTACCTTTCTGTCCCCGGACAAACCCTGCTCTTTTAAGATGGCGCGCACGCGGGTTAATCTCTGCGGCAGGAAAGACATGGAAGGCAAGATACCGTCTCTATAAACATCAACAGCCCTTAATAGCCGCAGATTATACTCTGCCTCATGATACTCCGCTTCGTCGCGTTTATCTGTAACTTTCGCGTTTAAAAGAAATCCCCATTTTCTGTCAAAACCCACCCTGTATTTTATGCCTGCCAAAAAAACTGCCAGATGCAGCAGCTTATGAGGATTTAGCACAACAGCCATGTCAAAAGAACCGGCCTTCAGCGTCCACGCCAATCTAAGGGCTTTAAAAAAACTCTGGTTACAGCCTATGGTGCTAAAAATAATAACGCGTTCAATATCCGGCCTGCCTGTAATAATATCCTTTGAATAATCGGATGTGACAAAACTGATTTTCACGCCCGGAAAACTCCACATCAGAGCGTCTATAACAGGCGTGCAAAGCAAAACCTCACCTATCCTGTCTGTTCTGATTATCACCGCTTTCTTTATATCTCTGATAATGCCGCTTTTATTCATCTGTCCGGTTTACCGTTTTTGGCCAAATATAAAACCTGTCAAAAGGCCTTAATGTTCTTATGCCTTGCTTCAAGCACATCAGCGACAGCTTCTACCGCATCATCAACTGAAATCAGATCCATACATATATTCTGGGCGCAATCAGGCATATAGCATCCTTTGCAGGATATGTCCCTTCGTATCCTGACAACCTTTTCTTCTATGCCCGGCCATTTATCATCCGGCCAGGCGCAGCTGCAAAGTATAACAGACGCTACCCCCTGAAGCGCGGCCAGATTGGCCGGTAAGGCGTCTATGCCCACAAATAAAGAGGCCTTTTTTATCAGCGCGGCCATAACCTGAAAAGAACATTTGCCGCAGGCATTTATTATATCAACTCCGCTTAAGGCCGCCATCTCATTGATTTTACGCTTATCGCTTTCATCTCCAAGCAATACTATCCTGGCATTATACTGCTCGCGAATAACCCGCGCGAGAGCGGCAAATTTTCTGTCAAGCCAGTTTTTAGACGGGCAATCGGCAACCGTGTGCATTACCGCTACAAAATCTCCGTTTTGTATCCCGGCATCGTCAAGAATACTCCGTGCTATGCCCTCATTTGCGGCTGATATATATAATTTCGGCTTATTTTCAGTAATTCCGGCACCCAGTTCTTTCAATAGGTTTGAACCTTGCTCTATATTGTGCAGGTAAGGCATATACTGGGCTTTCTTATGAAGCAGGAACCCTCCTCCCATGGCCCCATATCCTATCCTGAATTTGATACCGGCCAAAGCCATAAGAAATATATGCCTGATATCTCCCTTAAGATCAACGCCAATGTCATATCTATGGCCTTTAAGCTCATTTGCCAATTTTAGAAATCCCGTAAGGCTGAACTTATTAGTATTTCTTTGGCAAAGCCATGGAGCGTCATAACATATAATTTCATCAATGTGGGGGTTATCAATAACGGCATCGCGGGCAAAACTATTAGTCAGCATGGTGATCTTAGCGCCCTTGTAATGCGCCTTTAAATTCAATGCCGCCACGGTTGAAAATATTACGTCAGATATATCGTCTAACCTTATAATAAGTATATTGCCTACGTTTCCGGGCCTGGTTTTCTTAAAAAGTAAAAAAGGCAAAAAAATAAACCCTCCTATCAGGTCAAACAGAAACATAAAAAAAATACCCGCCCTGTTTTTAAATATATAATCCATTCGCGATAACTCCATCCTTATACGATACCGTCAGAAAACGGCCTGCCTAAATCCTGAATCTTAACAATGTCCACAGGGCCATAAAACCGTCTTTCCACGTGATTTTTTTCCCTTCATGATACGGCCTGCCTTTGTATGATATAGGCTCTTCAATGATCTTACAGCCTTTCCTTAAAAGCCTTGCCGTTATTTCAGGCTCAATATCAAAACGGTCCGACCTAAGCCTAAGAGCCTTGAATATATCCGTCCTTATCAGCTTATAGCAGGTCTCCATATCAGTAAGCTTTGAACCGTATAAAATATTAGTGGCCATAGTCAACGCTCGATTAACAATAAAATGCGGCAGTGACGTGCATCGCCAAGTTTTTAAAAAGCGGGACCCGTATACTATGTCAGCGCCGCCGGCCAATGCCGCGCGCAGCAGCAACTTATAATCCTTTGGGTCATATTCAAGATCTCCGTCCTGTATAATAGAATAATCCCCTTTGGCATATTCCAAGGCTGTTTTTACGGCAGCGCCCTTGCCCTGATTTTTTTTATGATAGATAATCTTAACGCGGTCCAGACTGCCGTAATACTCATCAAGTATGCGCCTTGTCCCGTCTGTTGAGCAATCATCAACAAGAATGATCTCCTTGTCAATGTCCACTCGCCGGACATCTTCAATGATCTTACGAATAGTCTTAGACTCGTTATAAACCGGTACCAAAACCGATAGTGTTGGCATATTATGCCTTATTGTTTAACCCTTAGCGCGTATTCATAACGCATTGGGCTGTCATTCCAATATATATCAAGATCGGCAGGCAAAGGGCGCTTAAGCTTTTTTGAGCCTGCGTCAGCGCCAAGAAGCGCGTAAGCGGTCTGCCTGTCGTCTTTTCCTTTACCGATAAAATGTATATCCAGGTCAAGATAATGCCCGGGAGGGCTGGCGGATATTATCTCCTGCCGCCATTGGAGCATTTTCTTATACGATATGCCATACGCGTAATAATGCCCTCCCGCCCTTTGGAGAAATACCAAAGTAAATACTAATAATATAAGGGTTGAAGATATGCCTGCCGCGGCCAAAACCCTGCCCCAGGACTTGTGCCATAGTCTGGAAACGGCAAAACCCGCGATCACGGCATGGGCCGGAAAAAGAATTATAAAATAATGCGCCGGAGTGCGCACCCTGCAGAACATAAACCCTGCTGTCAGGACAATAACAAGAAAACCCGATATCTGCACAGGTATGGGCATAGCCCCGCCGCTATCAGGGCTTTGAGCGAACAACCTGCGGCCTTTAAAAAGCCATGAAAGATAATTATAAAATCCGAATATAAAAAACCCGGGCAGGGCCAGGGCAAACGCATACAGCGGCCAGCCGGCATGGCAGGCCGCTTCTTTCAATACTGCGTTAAAGTCATATCTAAAATAAGACCTGAAAAACTCAAAAGAAGACATGCGCAGGTGCATGACAATAGCCTTCCATGGAAAATCACGGTCCGGCGATACGGCATACGAAATAAACCTCTTAAGCTCGCCTTCAAAAAACAGATGAAAAAAATAGGGCACGAACAAAAATAATCCCGCGCAGGCGGCTGCCATTAGCACCCTCTTGTCTATCGCTTTGCGATATACATAAAAAACTATTGCCAAAGCCGGCAATATAAAGAAACCCGACATATGCAATCCGCACGCTAAAATAACGCACATACAGCAGAAGAAAAAATCGCGGCTCAGGCGGTATTTGATAAACCTGCAAAGGCATAGATTAAATAATATCATAGGTAATGGCAAAAGGCATTGCGCCCATATATTGTTTGAGTAAATTATATAAGCCGGAAGAAGGGCCAATAAAACCCCGGCGGCCAAAGCATGCACAGGCTCCAAATAATGATAAAAATACCGCATCGCTATGGCCATTGCCGCAAGATTCACCAATAAGAAACATAATGTGAGCAAAAAAGGATCTTCAGTAAACCAGGTCAATATCCCCATTACCTGAATAAAAAGCTGGGGATTATTTATTCCAACCCCTGAAGGCATTCCATGGGTTATTAAAAAGCAAGCCTGCCTTGCCGCATGCCCCAGGCTTATGGCGTCAAGCTGGTCGTTCTTAAACTCAAAAAATGATAATTGATAAAACCTTATTGCCAGCCCCGCGGCAAAAAAAAGGCACAATAAAATAATATGTCTGTTGGGCCTTAACTTCATATCGTAAACGACCTTTCAGTTTCCCCGGCCGGCAAAAAAGCCGAAAGGCATAGCAGGCTCAAAAGCGGAATCAGGGGAACATAATACCTGGCAATACCCAAAATCAAAAGATGCGGCAATATATACGCTAAAGAAAACACGAGTATAAGCATAATAACAGGGCCCCTCTTATACCCCTTGAAAGCGCCTATTACGGAAAAGGCTATAAGCGGCAGGGACAATATAAAATTCATGCATGAGGCGGCATGCGTCCGGCCCTGAAACCAAAATCCTAAAAAATTAAATAATACGCTTCTTAATAAAAACGGCGCCGATGAGGCGTATTCAGCCATTGCCTTTTTGAATACAAAACTGTCAAACATTACCTCGTCGCGGGCAGATAAAAAATATTGAAAAAAACCATCCCTGAATTTCAGGCCCAATCCTTGGGCCATTATAGCCTGGCAGTCTGTCGCCTCGTCCATTAGCTGGCGGTATTCCCTGCCCGAGAATATGTTCTTGTTTATATACATTCCCTGATAGGCCGTCGTCCCTTTAATTGTCATAGCAGGCGCGAATTTACCAGTGACATAATAATTTCTTATCACCCAGGGCGAATACACAATACATGCTGCGGCGACAAAAAAAACTGAAGCGAGCGCCGCCCGTTTTAAGGCATCCTTGCCGCGCTTATATATAAAAAAAACCGGTATAATAAAAAACGGAAACAACAATAAAGTGCTCTTAACAAGCAGGCTTGCGCCGAGCGCGCAGCCTGCCGCGGCATAATACCAATAACCGCGGCCCGTCAAAGCCTTATACGTTAAAAAAACCAATAAAGCTGAAAAAAAAGCCAGCAAACACTCTACCCCCGCCCTTGATTCTGAAAATACTATGGCCGGGTGTAATAAAAAAATAACGGGCGCCGATACAGTCAAGGCGATGTTCTTAAACATGCGCCGTGCCAGATAAAAAATAATGCACGCCGTTAGAGCTGACAAGAATATATTAAATACCTGGGCGGCGGCAAGGCTTGGGCCGAAAAACCGGAACAGGCCTGCCAGTATCATCACATAGCCGGGGCCCCTGACAAGCGTTAAAGCCGTATCAGGATAAAAACGATACCCGCAGCCGTTGATCAGATTAATCGCTATCCTGTGATAATCATCTGAAAAATCGGCAATATTATATAGGCCCGGAAACAGGCTGTTTATTTTAGGCAGTGCCGCCAGCACTATCACCAGCTTTATCAATAATAATACCGTCAGCAATATTAATATGCCCGCGTTAGCGTTTAAACGGTTGGCTTTATAATCAGCGGTTGCCATATTGGCCTGTTTTAATATTATAAGCGGACACTAAAATACCCGTAATCAGCCAGAATGCCGCGTTGAGCTGGACTGAATAAAAGTTTGTATCAAGCCCGCTCTGCGACAGAAAAGCAAGCAGGCCGGACAATAGGCCGGCCATAAGGAAATCCGTCTCATCCCTATCCCTGCCAAGCGCCGATAAGGCCCTGCGAAATAAAGTAAATACTACCCACAGAAAAGTCAATAATCCAAATATCCCCATCTCCGCGGCCATTTGCAGATAACAATTGTGAGCGTACATATGGCCTGTCCACACAGTCTTGTTTTTATATGTCTCAAAGCACCTCATGAAAGTATTCAGGCCGTGGCCAAATACCGGGCCGGCCTTTATCATGTCAACCACATCCAGATATGTCTTTGTCCTGTTTTGGAACATCTCGCGTATTGAATCAGGCGCTAATCTTAGCAAATCCAGATTTCTGCCCGGAACAAAAGAATATACTATGGCCAAGCCGGCACAGGCCAAGAGCAGGATAAAAAGCGCCTTTTTATCCACAAGAAATAACAGGAATATCACGCCAACGACAGCGCCTAAATACGCCGCCCTTGATTTGGTTAGTATGACAGATAGCGCGATAAACCCAAACAGGCATAATAGCCCGAGAAAGCGCGCATCCTTCATTGTGTATTTGCCGGCGCGCGATATGGTTTTTGCCCCTCCAGCCAGGACACCCGCGGTAAGAAACAGCGCCAGGAGCAGATATCCAGCCAGGTCATTGGGATGATTAAATGTTGACGTTATTCCGTCTCTTATCATCTGCCTGGCATATATAAAATCATAACCGCCGGTTACATAATACTGCATGATGCCATTAAGGCATATAAAGCCCGCCGCGCATAAAGCGGCTTTAACGGCCATTTGGAGATGGGCCTTTTTGTTTATAACCTCAATCACAATAAAAAACAGGACAATGCCTTCAAGAAATTTGGAAAAAAACGCGCGCAGGCTTATCCCGAAATGCACGCTTGCCGCGACTGATAATAATCCTGCCGCGATATAAAAAATCAACGGGACATTGAGAATACTGGCGGGTATGCAAAGATTTCTGCCAAAGGCCCTTTTTATAAGCAATAATATCAGGCTTACGAAAAAACATATTTCAACCCACGCCTTACCGATGGGGAACATGAATATCATCACATAAAGAGTAAAACGGATGAGGCTGTTGATTTTTTCCATGAAAACTATATTTCGTGGTTCCATCTAAATTTTAAACCCCTTTACCGCGCAGGATCGTAAGGAATGTCCACCATATTATATTCATATCAAGCCCGAAAGACCAGTGGTTCATATACCAAATATCAAATCTCACCCACCTGGCAAAGCTAAACTGGTCCCTGGCCTTTATCTGCGAAAGCCCTGTGATGCCCGGCCTTATGGAAAGCCTGCGCATATTCTCAACCGTATATTTTTCTACCTCTTCGGGCAAAGGAGGCCTGGGGCCTACAAGCGCCATATCCCCTTTTATAACATTAAAAAGCTGGGGAAGTTCATCAAGGCTAAACCTGCGTAAAAACTTGCCGATACGTGTTACCCTTGGGTCTTGCGACATCTTAAATATTACACCGTCTTTGACTTCATTCTTTGGCAAAAGGCCTGTTTTCATGCCGGCAGCGTTGAGGATCATGGAACGGAATTTATACAGATTAAACGGGGTATTTTTAAGCCCTATCCTTCTGTCTATATAAAAAACAGGGCCTTTGGAATTTATCTTGATAAAAACCGCTATTATAAAAAATACGGGTATAAGCGCTAAAGAAAGAAACAGCGCCGCGGTAAAGTCAAACAGCCGCTTGAAGGCAAATTCGGCCGGGTGATGCCTCCTTTGCCTGTAGGTAATAAGCGGTATAAGCCCGAGATAGCCAATACCCAGGACCGGCAGGGGCTCTTCAAAGTTTTCCGGCACTATCCTTATGCCCATGCTTATGTCCTTGGCCTGCCTTATAAGGTTAGACACCACTTTTCTTTCGGAAGGTATAGTGACAATGGCATCTTCAACAAAATACTTTTTGGCAACAGCTTCAAATGCCGATATAGGGCCCAGAACACCCATACCTTCTATGGGGCCGGGCTTATTATCATCCAGGAAACCTACTACATTGAAACCAAGATAGGGGCTTTTTTTTATCTCATTAAGGATGGCCGAGCCTATCCTTCCGGCGCCGACAATCAGGACATTGACATTATGGAAACCCTTAATTATCAAATGCCTAAGAATAAGTTTTTTGACAAGCCTCCAGCCGCCCAGCGCGATGGAAAAAAGCGCCGAGCTTACAAAAAAGACCGTGCGCGTGAAAAAATTATATTTGGCAAAAAATATAATACACCCCATCAGTACGCTGGAGAACAAGACATTAACAAATACCCTATACATCTCCTTCGGGATGGACAGCGACCTGTCGGTAACATAAAGATTATTCTTTTTAAAAAGAAATACAACCAGTATACTCCATAGGATAAAAACAAAGGTATGCTCCTGCAGAAAAGGCAGATTAAGGCCGTAAGAGATATCGTGGCCAAAATTACACCTAATAACATAAACCGTGTAATACACAAAAGACATCGCCACAAGGTCTAAAAAAATATAAAACGGGTATATTTTTTTATTTATCTTAAGCATGCCCGCGCCTCCTGTTGGTAAAACCGGACATTTCCTTGAGCGCTATTTTTAAAAAACCGATACCGTCCTGATAATATCTCTTAAACATCGCCGCCGGTTCCTGCAGGCACCTATAAAACCACTCAAGCCCCGCAGTCTGCATCAGTAAAGGGGCGCGCGTCGTCTTTCCGGATAAGATATTGAAAGCTCCGCCCACGCCTGCCGCGTAGCGCAGTCCGGGCACTTTTTTATATATCTCATATCCCAAAAGCTCCTTTTGGGGCGAGGGAAGAGCAATAAATAATACCTCGGCGCCGCTTTTTCTTATATCCTCTATTATCAAAGATTTATCTTTAAAAAAACCATTATGGCTTCCGGCTATAAAGGAAGCGGGAAATCTTTGTGTCAAAACAGAAACAGCGCCTTTAAGAGCCGCTTCTTGAGCGCCGAGAAGGTATATGCCAAGCTTTTTATCCCGCGAAGCGGAGAAAAAACTATCTATGACATGCAGGCCGCCGAAACATCTGCCTGTCCGTATGCCGCAAATCCTGGCAAGCCATTCTACCCACTTGCCGTCAATGGAAAACACGCACTCATCATCCGAAAGGATAGTTGAAAAATCTTTATTGCCATATAGCAGATTAATCTTTCTGATATTAAGGAATATATTAAAAACCCTTTTCTTCCCGCTAATGACCATATCCCTTATTTCGCCAAGGCCATAACAATCAACAGGGATATGAAAAATATATTTTCGCATAAATAGGCCTGCCGGAATTTTAAATAATGGTTTCCATTATTATAAAATACGATTATAAACAATTAGTGTTAGTGTAGTATATCATAATAAAATAAATTATAGCAATAACAAAACCATCCAGCCTGACATATATCAAACGCCATGCGGTAAGCGGCCGGTATTATCAGGTATCAATCTTTCAGCTTAAAAAGATTGAATGCTCTCCACCAGAAATAATCACCGTTATAACGGACTTTATATTTTTGGACAAAATCATTGAAGCCGCTTATGCCCGGCAGCCAGTCTTTTTCGGGCGTTTGAAAACCTATCTTATCTCTGCGCCATATTATTTGCTCCGGCACATGGGCTTTCAAAGACATCCTTAGTATATATTTAGTCCATCCATTGTGTATTTTATAAGCCGGCGGCATATTAAGGGCATATTCAACAAGCCTGTAATCGGTAAACGGGGCTCTTGATTCAATTCCAAAACGCATGGAATTTCTATCCTCATACCTTAAAAGCTGCTGCAGATTAAACCTCGTCGTGTCATTGTATAATGACTCGCCTAAGCAAAGGCTGTATTTTTCCCTTATAACATTTAAAGCGAAATTCAGGTCAAAACGGGACCCTAACATAGACTCTATTGTCCTTATCTTACCGCGCCAGGCCGCGCGCAAGAAAACGCCGGGGGCGGCTGATAATATCATTTTTAACAAATTCTTTCTGTAAGAACCGTATCCGGCGAATAGCTCATCGGCTCCCTGGCCGTCTAAGACAACCTTGACATCGCGGGCGGCCCGCCTCATGATAGAGAATTGAGCATAAGACGACGTGGAAAAAGACAATTCATCGTGGGTTGATAAAAAAAGCTCCAGATCCCGCGATAAACCGTCTTTGCAAGGATACACATATTCGCCGCAAGCATTGGCATGCCTTATCATCGTATCAGCCCACTTCGTTTCATCTATATCACCGCCGTCCTTGTAAGCGGCTGTAAACGTCATCTGCCTGCCTTTTAAAATATCAGACTCCCTGCAATGGGCTTTTATAAGCGCGCTGATAATACCCGTTATTGCCGAGCTGTCTATGCCGCCCGAAAGACAGGTGCCTACAGGCACATCCGAACGAAGCCTTAATCTTACGCTGTCACGCAATATCTCACCTGTGTTTCGGGCATATTCGGATACCTTTGAGGCCTCAAGAGGCTCTTTGCTTCTATTAAAGCCAGGGTCCCAATACCTGTGGATCTGCGGCTTTAGAGACGTCATATCCAATAACATGCTGTTGGCAGGCTCCAGCTGATAAATGCCTTTATACATGGTCTGTTTTGAAAAATCGGAAACACCGAAAAGCATGAATACGCCCGTAACAGAGTTGTCCCATTGCCTGGATACCGATGGTATTTTAAATAAAGTTTTTATTTCAGAGGCGAAAAAAAATCCCTGTCCGTTACGGCAATAATACAAAGGCTTGACACCAAGCCTGTCCCTTGAAAGAAAAATCCTGTTATTGGATTTATCAAAAATACAAAACGCCCAGTCGCCGTTAAAGTGTTCAACGCATTCCCGGCCCCACCTTTTATAAGAGGCTAATATTACCTCTGTGTCACTGCGCGTCTTAAATTCAAATCCGTCGCCGGTCAATTCCTGCCGCAGTTCTACGTGATTATATATCTCTCCGTTATATACGATATGAAGGTTGTCATTGTCATAACTCATCGGCTGGGCAGAGCGGGCGGATAGGTCAATTATTGCAAGCCTTAAATGAACAAGGTCAAGGACATTGCCGCATGCGGCATTAAATCTTCTGCGGCCGCAGCCATCAGGGCCTCTGTGCCGCAAAGAGGCTTGCGCGTTATCCATATCAACACTGTGAAGGCCTTTTTCTGTAATAGCCCCGAATATACCGCACATAATATCACCTCATAGCAGGGGAAGGGACAATACCGGCAAAATATTCATATGCCTTTTGCAGTTTATCAAAATTTTTATTCCAGTCAGCTTCATTCCGCGCTATATCAAGATTAACCGCGCTCATTTTTTTTCTTAAAGCCTCGTCCCCAAACAGCCTTACCACATTACAAGCGAATGCGTGTTCATCTTTTATAGGCGAAATAAGCCCGTTTATTCCGTCCTTGACCCATTCCATGTTTGCCGGCACATCCGTGACAATTACCGGCATGCCGCAGGAAAAAGCCTCAAACAAAGACTGCGAGGTCCCGTCACTTAATGATGTTGAGATATAGATATCGGCATCATTTAAATAGCTTGGCATTTCATGATTGGGAATAGGGCCTGTAAAAAATATAAAACCCTCAAGCCCCATATCGCGGACCAGGCTCTTTAACCTGCTCTCTTCGGGCCCGGAACCGGTTATTATCACTCTGGCAAGCGGTTCATGCTTAAGTATATCGGGAAAAGCCTTTATTATAAGATCTATATTATAAACATAATATAAATTTCTGGTTGATATCAAAACCTTTTTCCCTTCAAGGCCGAGCTTTTTCCTGAAACCAGAAGACCTGTTGTCCTTGTTAAAAACCTTAGGGTCAAGTCCGTAACGAAAAAAGATAAAATGACGGTCTTGGCGTCCGGCCAGCGACTTTACTTTGGTTTTTACCGCCTGGCAGTCGCAGATAACGGCATCGGCCTGCCTTAATGAATACCGGACCACCTGCCGGCATATCCAGAACATGTCTGGGTGCCGCAAAACATCACAGCCCCAGGGCATGATCAGATGCGGATGAAAGCCTGAAAGAGCGGCTAAAAAACCGTCTTTCCAGATAAACCCGCTATGAATAATATCCGGCTTTATTTGCCTGATAATATTTTTGAAATCCCGGGTTTTGGCAAAAAATAAAAATTTCTGAATACTGTGAAAATATCTGGGCCTGCGGTGTATTATATTAAGGCCCTTGTCCTTAAGAGACATTATATTCTGCGGCAGGTCACCGTCCAAATAGGTGACCAGATATGCCTGTGAAAACCTATTTGTCATTTCACGCAGTATCTTATAATCATGTATCGTCAAAACGCTTGATACAAAGCATACTCTCATCTATTAACGCTCCAATTTCTGTATTTCATTATCCCTTCGCGCAACCGCGTGTCCGCGCTCCACGATAATTGCTTGACGGCATCTTCAAGGCCTTCTATATTTCCAGTATAATCATCAGGCCTTTGTTTCGATCCGTCAATTTTTATGGTGGAATCGGATGATAATACGTCCTTAACTAAAAAAGCGAGATCTTTTATTGAAACAGCTTCACTGCTTGACAGCACAAAGGTCTTGTTCGCGGCGGCAGAGCATAAGGCCGCGGCACAGCCTCTTGCTATGTCTTCGGCATAGGTAAAATTCCTCTTTTGCCGGCCTGAACCGTGTATTATTATATCGTCATTATTTAAAGCCTTTTTGACAAATATGGAAACGACGTCTTCTCCCCTGCTTCCCGGCCCGTAAGCGGTGGCAAAGCGTAATATGGTGTAATCAAGGCCATAAAGAAGGTGATAATTTTTACACAGCATTTCAGAGGCAAGTTTAGTCGTGGTATATATGTGGCCCTGTCCGCCGCAGATATATATACTGCTGGCAAATAAAAAACGCCTGACACCGGAATTCCTGCACTCTTCCAGAAGATACGCCGTGCCCATTATATTGGATTCTATGGTTTCAATCGGATTATCCTTAACAAAGTCAATATTTGAGAAAGCGCCTATATGATAAACAATGTCCTGGCCCTTAACCGCTCCGGCTATATCATGCCTGGAGCGCAAATCGCCTTTTACAAATTCCGCCCTGTCTTGATACGGATTTTTAATGTCAAAAATCCGAACCTTATGTCCTGCCTGAATCAGCGCGCCGGCTATATGACTGCCTATAAAACCGCTACCCCCTGTTACGAGAACATTCATATACAGCCTCCTTTAAAGACGCTACTATATATTCCAGTTCGCGCAGCGTAAGCCCGGGATACAAAGGAAGGCATATGTGACGCGCGCATACATAATCCGTGACAGGAAAACTGTCACTTTTTTTATTATCCATTTTTTCAGGGTATTTGCCAAATACCGGCTGGCTGTGGCAGGGATGCGAATACACTTCTCCCGGAAGGCATATATCATATCTGTCTTTTAATAACTGCTTAAGCCTGCCGCGGTCTATTGCCTCGTCAATATAGACCATATATTTATAATAGGCCGAGATAACCTCATCCGGTATCTTGACAAGGCTTATGCCGTTTAATCCCGCCAGGTTTTGATCATAAAAACGTGCTATATTGCGCCTTTGTTTCAATATCCATTCAGATTTGGCCATCTGCCTTATGCCAAGCACCGCGTGTATTTCGCTGAAACGCCAATTATCTCCAAACTCCACGTGAACATTTTGTTTATGATCTGCCTTGCCGTGCTCTCTAAGGACAATGGCCTTACGGTATATCTGTTCATTATCCGTGGTAAGCATGCCGCCTTCGGCAGTGGTAAAAACCTTGGTAGGATAAAACGAAAAAGAACCCGCCAGGGCGAGAGAACCTGCCATCTTGTTTTTAAAAACAGCCCCATGCGCGTGCGCGGCATCTTCTATCAAAAAGATATTATTCTCTTGGCATATACGCTTTATCCTGTCAAAATGAGGCGAAATAATGCCTCCGATATGGACAACTATCACAGCCTTGACGCGCGGAGTTATCTTTCTTTCAATATCATCGGGGTCTATCTGAAAATTTTCTTTCTGACACTCGGCAAATA carries:
- the asnB gene encoding asparagine synthase (glutamine-hydrolyzing); the encoded protein is MCGIFGAITEKGLHSVDMDNAQASLRHRGPDGCGRRRFNAACGNVLDLVHLRLAIIDLSARSAQPMSYDNDNLHIVYNGEIYNHVELRQELTGDGFEFKTRSDTEVILASYKRWGRECVEHFNGDWAFCIFDKSNNRIFLSRDRLGVKPLYYCRNGQGFFFASEIKTLFKIPSVSRQWDNSVTGVFMLFGVSDFSKQTMYKGIYQLEPANSMLLDMTSLKPQIHRYWDPGFNRSKEPLEASKVSEYARNTGEILRDSVRLRLRSDVPVGTCLSGGIDSSAITGIISALIKAHCRESDILKGRQMTFTAAYKDGGDIDETKWADTMIRHANACGEYVYPCKDGLSRDLELFLSTHDELSFSTSSYAQFSIMRRAARDVKVVLDGQGADELFAGYGSYRKNLLKMILSAAPGVFLRAAWRGKIRTIESMLGSRFDLNFALNVIREKYSLCLGESLYNDTTRFNLQQLLRYEDRNSMRFGIESRAPFTDYRLVEYALNMPPAYKIHNGWTKYILRMSLKAHVPEQIIWRRDKIGFQTPEKDWLPGISGFNDFVQKYKVRYNGDYFWWRAFNLFKLKD
- a CDS encoding glycosyltransferase family 4 protein, whose protein sequence is MRVCFVSSVLTIHDYKILREMTNRFSQAYLVTYLDGDLPQNIMSLKDKGLNIIHRRPRYFHSIQKFLFFAKTRDFKNIIRQIKPDIIHSGFIWKDGFLAALSGFHPHLIMPWGCDVLRHPDMFWICRQVVRYSLRQADAVICDCQAVKTKVKSLAGRQDRHFIFFRYGLDPKVFNKDNRSSGFRKKLGLEGKKVLISTRNLYYVYNIDLIIKAFPDILKHEPLARVIITGSGPEESRLKSLVRDMGLEGFIFFTGPIPNHEMPSYLNDADIYISTSLSDGTSQSLFEAFSCGMPVIVTDVPANMEWVKDGINGLISPIKDEHAFACNVVRLFGDEALRKKMSAVNLDIARNEADWNKNFDKLQKAYEYFAGIVPSPAMR
- a CDS encoding WecB/TagA/CpsF family glycosyltransferase, coding for MRKYIFHIPVDCYGLGEIRDMVISGKKRVFNIFLNIRKINLLYGNKDFSTILSDDECVFSIDGKWVEWLARICGIRTGRCFGGLHVIDSFFSASRDKKLGIYLLGAQEAALKGAVSVLTQRFPASFIAGSHNGFFKDKSLIIEDIRKSGAEVLFIALPSPQKELLGYEIYKKVPGLRYAAGVGGAFNILSGKTTRAPLLMQTAGLEWFYRCLQEPAAMFKRYYQDGIGFLKIALKEMSGFTNRRRGHA
- a CDS encoding NAD-dependent epimerase/dehydratase family protein — its product is MNVLVTGGSGFIGSHIAGALIQAGHKVRIFDIKNPYQDRAEFVKGDLRSRHDIAGAVKGQDIVYHIGAFSNIDFVKDNPIETIESNIMGTAYLLEECRNSGVRRFLFASSIYICGGQGHIYTTTKLASEMLCKNYHLLYGLDYTILRFATAYGPGSRGEDVVSIFVKKALNNDDIIIHGSGRQKRNFTYAEDIARGCAAALCSAAANKTFVLSSSEAVSIKDLAFLVKDVLSSDSTIKIDGSKQRPDDYTGNIEGLEDAVKQLSWSADTRLREGIMKYRNWSVNR
- a CDS encoding sugar transferase — protein: MLKINKKIYPFYIFLDLVAMSFVYYTVYVIRCNFGHDISYGLNLPFLQEHTFVFILWSILVVFLFKKNNLYVTDRSLSIPKEMYRVFVNVLFSSVLMGCIIFFAKYNFFTRTVFFVSSALFSIALGGWRLVKKLILRHLIIKGFHNVNVLIVGAGRIGSAILNEIKKSPYLGFNVVGFLDDNKPGPIEGMGVLGPISAFEAVAKKYFVEDAIVTIPSERKVVSNLIRQAKDISMGIRIVPENFEEPLPVLGIGYLGLIPLITYRQRRHHPAEFAFKRLFDFTAALFLSLALIPVFFIIAVFIKINSKGPVFYIDRRIGLKNTPFNLYKFRSMILNAAGMKTGLLPKNEVKDGVIFKMSQDPRVTRIGKFLRRFSLDELPQLFNVIKGDMALVGPRPPLPEEVEKYTVENMRRLSIRPGITGLSQIKARDQFSFARWVRFDIWYMNHWSFGLDMNIIWWTFLTILRGKGV